A region of the Streptococcus suis genome:
TCTATTTTTTCATGTTGTGATACCAGTTGTATAATTTTATCTAATCGTTCCATTTCATCACCTCATCATTATTCTATCAAATTTTGACTCTTTTTCAACTATTTGCAACTTTTCAACTTACGTTCGTAATTGTAAAACTTTCTTTTGTGTGATAAAATCAAATTAATCGAAAAGGAGAAAGAGCATGAATACACGAAAAGGCATTATTTTTAACATTCAACATTTTTCACTCCATGACGGTCCAGGTATACGTACGACGGTTTTCTTGAAAGGCTGCCCCCTACGTTGTCCTTGGTGTGCAAATCCAGAATCTCAAAAACGAAAACCTGAACCCATGCTTGATGCTATTAGTAAAAAAATGACCATCATGGGAGAAGAAAAATCTGTTGATGACATCATATCCGAAGTCATGAAAGACATTGATTTTTACGAAGAATCTGGTGGTGGGCTCACGCTGTCTGGCGGAGAAATTTTTGCCCAATATGAGTTTGCGAAAGCTATTCTTATGGAGGCAAAAAGACACGGCCTTCATACCGCTATTGAAACCACCGCTTTCGTAGAACACCGCAAATTTGTTGACCTTATCCAATACGTTGACTTTATCTATACTGATTTAAAACATTACAATACAATTTCTCATAGAAAAGTCACCGGCATCAACAATAACCTTATCATACAAAATATCCAATACGCCTTTTCCATCGGGAAAGAAATCGTCCTACGTATCCCTGTTATCCCTGACTTTAATAATTCCCTCGAAGATGCTGAACAATTCGCCCGTCTCTTTAATCAACTCAAGATTGACAAAGTTCAACTACTCCCCTTCCATCAATTTGGAGAAAATAAGTATAAGCTTCTCAATCGAACCTATGCTATGACCGATGTCAAGGCTCTCCATCCAGAAGATTTAAAAGACTATCAAGCAATCTTCATCAAACATAATATCAACTGTTATTTCTAACTTTGAGAAATACAAAAACTTCCTCGGCTGAGCCAATAGCATTCCTATAGAAATCACATACTGAAATGGGAGTGGGAAAGAACTCGACTAAGTCAAAAAGAGTTCGTCAACAAGTCCTTATTTCCAGTTGTTGAGCTGAAACAGTCTATCCCCAGACTGTTTCACTCCCACCCCGCACAGCTCAAAAGGTTCGGTGAACCTTTTGAGGTTGGAAATAGAGCAAACTTTGTTCGCAACAGTCGTAATGGCCAGATTTGGAGTGTAAAACACGAATTGCTGAGATTTGCTTCACAAATCCTATCTCCAACCTTTAACAGTCCACTGGACTGTTAAAGCCAATCAACCACTGCGCTGAGATGTTGACATGAACACTGAGAAGTGGGCAGGGCTTTTTGCCCAGTCTCACTTAGTGTGCAAAAAAAGCCCACCTAAAAGGTGGGCAAGGGCATCGTTTCCGATGAGGTTAGAAGGTTCACAGCATCTAACCAAGGTCCGCTCCTGCGTTTCAATTAAATGAAGACCTCCCTAGCGTCGAAGGGAGTGGGAAAGAACTCAACTTGTCAACCAAGAGTTCGTCAACAAGTCC
Encoded here:
- a CDS encoding glycyl-radical enzyme activating protein, whose translation is MNTRKGIIFNIQHFSLHDGPGIRTTVFLKGCPLRCPWCANPESQKRKPEPMLDAISKKMTIMGEEKSVDDIISEVMKDIDFYEESGGGLTLSGGEIFAQYEFAKAILMEAKRHGLHTAIETTAFVEHRKFVDLIQYVDFIYTDLKHYNTISHRKVTGINNNLIIQNIQYAFSIGKEIVLRIPVIPDFNNSLEDAEQFARLFNQLKIDKVQLLPFHQFGENKYKLLNRTYAMTDVKALHPEDLKDYQAIFIKHNINCYF